Proteins co-encoded in one Treponema succinifaciens DSM 2489 genomic window:
- a CDS encoding transposase — MGRKRKDFSDKFKLEVAKEALKKRAKEAEVAAKYSIAPSTLSEWMEQFLEGKLETDEQKALREENERLRAKQDEMLASLGKKQLEVDLLKKKLHLD, encoded by the coding sequence ATGGGAAGAAAAAGAAAGGATTTTTCAGACAAGTTCAAACTCGAAGTCGCAAAAGAGGCTCTTAAAAAGAGAGCTAAAGAGGCGGAGGTCGCTGCAAAGTACAGCATTGCACCAAGCACACTGTCTGAATGGATGGAGCAGTTTCTGGAAGGAAAACTTGAGACAGACGAACAGAAAGCCCTCCGTGAAGAGAATGAAAGGCTACGGGCAAAGCAGGATGAAATGCTCGCCTCATTAGGAAAGAAACAGCTCGAGGTTGACTTGCTAAAAAAAAAGCTTCATCTGGACTAG